A genomic region of Dermacentor andersoni chromosome 9, qqDerAnde1_hic_scaffold, whole genome shotgun sequence contains the following coding sequences:
- the LOC140213231 gene encoding uncharacterized protein has protein sequence MFARATVCNLFLIAKVWYVLQFLSMTRVNVQKIHRVFAVFIWGSTWERVSRTNLFRPVRDGGLGLSHLFLRQIVSRFVFLRDQSDSFLRSMIQIRLKSVLPEFIVSSAQPVHYRLKGYLREVVDSLRILKARFSLQYLSTVTRKKLYKDLVEVMMPVPLYRMKYYGGPGQDVLKRVKRMPVRASVKSFFFKLHTSTLPVKTWIADKGIFVPWTTNCALCNKPETIEHAFIECWDAIFYWDVLQRTLKKELPITAQGIRFLPVDSHQGFPYDMIMLLGLHSLWKTRMAVTHADVNARSARENFVESIIFIREIYRVQADPPDWLGILDELVNFKKF, from the coding sequence ATGTTTGCAAGGGCAACggtttgtaatttgtttttaattgccaaagtgtggtatgtcctccaatttttgtcgatgacccgtgtgaatgtacagaaaatacacagagtatttgctgtttttatcTGGGGTTCCACTTGGGAAAGGGTCAGCCGTACCAACTTGTTTCGTCCTGTTCGAGATGGTGGTCTAGGATTGTCGCATTTGTTCTTACGACAGATTGTTTCTCGTTTTGTCTTCTTACGAGATCAAAGTGATTCATTCTTGCGGTCGATGATCCAGATCCGTTTGAAAAGCGTTTTGCCTGAATTTATTGTGTCTAGTGCACAGCCTGTACACTATCGGCTTAAAGGCTACTTGCGAGAGGTAGTCGACTCCCTTCGAATATTAAAAGCTCGGTTTTCCCTTCAGTACCTGAGCAcagtaacaagaaagaaactttacaaggatttagttgaagttatgatgccagtgccattgtaccgaatgaaatactatggaggcccaggacaagatgttttaaaaagagttaaaaggatgccagtgagagcaagcgtaaagtcgttcttctttaaattgcatacatctacccttccggtcaaaacatggatagccgacaaaggaatatttgtaccatggaccacaaactgtgcgctatgtaacaagccggagaccattgagcacgctttcattgagtgctgggatgcaattttttattgggacgtcttgcaaagaactcttaaaaaggaactgccgATAACAGCACAGGGTATACGTTTTCTGCCGGTAGACAGCCATCAGGGCTTTCCGTACGACATGATAATGCTCTTGGGCCTCCATAGTCTTTGGAAGACACGGATGGCGGTAACGCACGCCGATGTGAATGCGCGCTCAGCACGAGAAAACTTTGTTGAAAGCATTATCTTCATACGCGAGATTTATCGTGTACAGGCAGATCCGCCTGACTGGTTGGGTATTCttgatgaattagtgaatttcaagaaattttag